One region of Oceanipulchritudo coccoides genomic DNA includes:
- a CDS encoding phosphatidate cytidylyltransferase has translation MNDPGIHYLVGGVLIFLTLASLITALLWRLSPAPKEKPVLQNLASRIRAWWVMVIVFAIAILIEPMGTILLFAFISFLALREFITLTPTRAADYKALAPAFFLVIPVNYLLIWIEWYGFYVIFIPVWVLAFIPLLSAIGNDLDDFLERSSEIQWGILVCIYFLSHVPALLILDFPGYAGSTSKLLLFFVIIVQASDVLQYIWGKSLGKHAIVPKLSPSKTWEGFIGGVGSATLLGTLLWWATPFEWWQASILSFTICLFGFWGGLIMSAIKRDRGIKDYGGILGGHGGILDRVDSLCFSAPIFFHLVRFYFT, from the coding sequence ATGAATGATCCCGGCATACATTATCTCGTCGGAGGTGTCCTGATATTCCTGACACTGGCCTCCTTGATTACTGCTCTCCTCTGGAGGCTGTCCCCTGCTCCAAAGGAAAAGCCAGTCCTGCAAAACCTCGCCTCGAGGATTCGCGCCTGGTGGGTGATGGTTATTGTCTTTGCCATTGCCATCCTCATTGAGCCGATGGGAACAATCCTCCTCTTCGCCTTTATCTCCTTTCTTGCCCTTAGGGAATTCATCACCCTGACCCCCACCCGCGCGGCCGACTACAAAGCGCTCGCTCCCGCCTTCTTTTTGGTCATCCCGGTAAATTACCTTCTCATCTGGATTGAATGGTACGGGTTCTATGTGATCTTCATTCCGGTCTGGGTCCTCGCCTTTATTCCTCTTCTTTCGGCAATCGGAAACGATTTGGATGACTTCCTCGAGCGGTCATCCGAAATCCAATGGGGCATCCTGGTCTGCATTTACTTCCTCAGCCATGTGCCCGCCTTACTCATCCTTGACTTCCCCGGATATGCCGGATCGACGAGCAAGCTACTCCTATTCTTCGTCATCATCGTGCAGGCAAGCGACGTCCTCCAGTACATCTGGGGAAAGTCCCTCGGGAAGCACGCCATTGTCCCTAAACTCTCTCCATCCAAGACTTGGGAAGGCTTTATAGGTGGTGTCGGCTCCGCAACCCTACTCGGCACCCTCCTCTGGTGGGCCACACCGTTTGAGTGGTGGCAGGCCAGCATTCTCTCTTTCACTATCTGCCTTTTCGGTTTCTGGGGTGGCCTGATCATGTCCGCCATCAAGCGTGATCGTGGCATCAAGGATTATGGCGGCATCCTTGGCGGACATGGAGGCATCCTCGACCGGGTCGATTCGCTTTGTTTCTCAGCACCGATTTTCTTTCACCTCGTCCGGTTCTACTTTACCTGA
- a CDS encoding lysophospholipid acyltransferase family protein, with the protein MRAREAGLQLIASFIRLVCGVRPLTGNSLPPGPKVFYANHTSHLDFTLIWAVLPQAERLITRPVAGKDYWIRNKVTRFVGCDIFNALLIERKHITRANNPIEQMHRVLESGLSLIVFPEGTRGTEPVPAAFRSGLYHLSMACPDIPMIPVYLENLNRMLPKGTILPIPLISRITVGSPLPFKADHGQRDEFLTEARQALIDLPELESHE; encoded by the coding sequence ATGCGGGCACGGGAAGCAGGATTGCAATTGATAGCGTCTTTCATCCGTTTGGTATGCGGTGTACGCCCCCTGACCGGTAACAGCTTACCACCGGGGCCCAAGGTCTTTTACGCCAATCATACTTCCCATTTGGATTTCACCTTGATATGGGCAGTCCTCCCACAGGCCGAACGCCTGATTACCCGCCCCGTCGCGGGTAAGGATTACTGGATCCGTAACAAGGTCACCCGCTTTGTCGGATGTGACATTTTTAATGCCCTCCTGATCGAGCGAAAGCATATCACCCGGGCCAACAACCCGATTGAGCAAATGCACCGAGTGCTTGAATCCGGATTGTCCTTGATCGTTTTTCCTGAGGGAACGCGGGGAACAGAGCCAGTCCCTGCAGCATTCCGGAGCGGACTGTATCACCTGTCCATGGCTTGTCCTGATATCCCCATGATTCCGGTTTACCTTGAAAACTTGAATCGGATGTTACCGAAAGGAACCATCCTTCCGATTCCCCTGATCAGCCGAATCACGGTGGGCTCACCGCTTCCATTCAAGGCGGATCATGGCCAGCGGGATGAATTCCTCACAGAGGCCCGGCAAGCCTTGATTGATCTCCCTGAATTAGAATCCCATGAATGA
- a CDS encoding ABC transporter substrate-binding protein has product MPRLLLERLREQIPIGLLVILVLAGVSSVYVLFRPQKDTEGRVMWTFVRERPEIYQEIIAGMGLEGEDDMRVELVEFSALQRRLQSGFFSGTPLADIVEVERTMSSATWRGPLEAVGFVDLTERLRKDGLLERINRPSFSPFTNRGKIFGLPADVHPILLCYRADIFEEAGIDVNELDTWDKFFEATAILAKDFDGDGSMDQYPFELQETEGSVITALMLQAGPGFFDENGRPILDNLANIGVLAKLGNWASSPNKLTGDCDLYTGAGNRLRSEGFVLSWIVPDWRSIQMEQYIPSLAGKLKLMPLPAWKPGGRRTSCWGGTMLGFPKSAGNFDKNWEFAKRLYLSRELAVQVWRKVGVLTPVKELWDDPVFEEPNAYYSNQRKGRLFIDQAENVPVRSSSPFQPLVLREVGNALSILIRYANERQIDDPEQLMEEATELLRTAQQNVELQMNRSVFLTSVEGAE; this is encoded by the coding sequence ATGCCCCGGCTACTTCTGGAACGACTTCGTGAACAGATCCCAATTGGCCTTCTGGTGATTCTTGTCCTTGCCGGTGTTTCATCAGTTTATGTTCTTTTCCGTCCACAAAAGGATACTGAAGGACGAGTCATGTGGACCTTTGTCCGAGAGAGGCCCGAAATCTATCAGGAGATAATCGCTGGTATGGGTTTGGAAGGAGAGGACGACATGCGGGTTGAGTTGGTCGAATTTTCAGCTCTTCAACGCCGTCTGCAATCCGGTTTTTTCTCCGGTACTCCACTGGCGGATATTGTCGAGGTTGAGCGGACGATGTCATCAGCAACATGGAGAGGTCCCCTCGAAGCGGTGGGCTTTGTCGACTTGACGGAGCGTCTTCGCAAGGACGGTCTGCTCGAGCGCATTAACCGCCCCTCCTTTTCACCCTTTACCAACCGGGGAAAGATTTTTGGCCTTCCGGCTGATGTACATCCCATATTGCTCTGTTACCGGGCCGATATCTTCGAGGAGGCCGGTATTGATGTGAATGAGCTGGATACCTGGGACAAGTTCTTCGAGGCCACCGCGATCTTGGCAAAGGATTTTGACGGAGATGGCTCGATGGATCAGTATCCCTTTGAGTTGCAGGAGACTGAGGGGAGCGTCATAACTGCTTTAATGCTACAGGCCGGGCCCGGTTTTTTTGACGAGAACGGGCGGCCAATCCTCGACAACCTGGCCAATATCGGAGTCCTGGCAAAGCTGGGCAATTGGGCATCCAGCCCCAACAAATTGACGGGTGATTGTGATTTATACACTGGCGCCGGTAATCGTTTACGCTCGGAGGGGTTTGTCCTTTCATGGATTGTTCCCGATTGGCGTTCCATCCAGATGGAGCAATATATTCCTTCACTCGCCGGGAAGCTCAAGCTGATGCCCTTGCCGGCATGGAAACCCGGAGGGAGGCGAACTTCCTGTTGGGGAGGAACCATGCTCGGTTTTCCGAAGTCAGCTGGGAATTTTGACAAGAACTGGGAATTTGCCAAGCGGCTGTACTTGTCGAGGGAGCTGGCCGTCCAAGTCTGGCGAAAGGTGGGGGTGCTCACACCGGTCAAGGAGTTGTGGGATGATCCAGTCTTTGAGGAACCCAACGCCTATTACTCCAATCAGCGCAAGGGGCGCCTTTTTATCGACCAGGCAGAGAACGTCCCAGTAAGGAGTTCATCCCCGTTTCAACCGCTTGTCTTACGTGAGGTGGGAAATGCACTGTCAATCCTGATCCGGTACGCGAACGAAAGACAGATCGATGATCCTGAACAATTGATGGAAGAGGCAACTGAGTTGCTTCGTACCGCCCAGCAGAATGTTGAGCTCCAGATGAACAGGAGTGTCTTTCTAACCTCGGTGGAAGGAGCTGAATGA
- a CDS encoding carbohydrate ABC transporter permease: MKRPFSPYPLWTPFAFLAPFLVVFAVFLVYPLLQSVILSLEQTFGPQHKTFVYFHNFSQLLQDPLFFKALMNTAIFSGASVLVQMPLSLGLALFLNRPDIRGRAFFRLIFFSPSLVGAVFVGVMFGIIFGKRTGLLNIVLNRLIGFNLDFPWLQEYVMVSLILASLWMWTGFNMIYFLAALQNVDKDLEEASKIDGAGPWDRFIHVTLPAIRPVAGFVVLLSIIGSFQLFELPYLLLNNSAGVENKGLTIVMYLYQTGFETGDLGYASAIGWILAIILIGLAIIQRRLSRTEGI, encoded by the coding sequence ATGAAACGTCCTTTCAGCCCATACCCCCTTTGGACGCCTTTTGCCTTTTTAGCTCCATTCCTTGTCGTTTTCGCGGTCTTTCTGGTCTATCCCCTTCTTCAATCGGTTATTTTATCGTTGGAGCAAACCTTCGGGCCCCAGCACAAGACCTTTGTCTACTTTCATAATTTCAGCCAGCTTCTGCAGGATCCGCTCTTTTTTAAGGCACTTATGAACACGGCCATCTTTTCGGGGGCCTCGGTGCTTGTGCAGATGCCCCTGTCCCTCGGATTGGCCCTCTTTCTAAACCGGCCTGATATCCGGGGCCGGGCATTTTTCCGGTTGATCTTCTTCTCTCCCTCGCTTGTCGGGGCGGTCTTTGTCGGAGTCATGTTTGGCATCATTTTCGGCAAGCGGACTGGGCTTCTGAATATTGTTCTGAATCGGCTGATAGGGTTTAACCTGGATTTTCCATGGTTACAGGAATATGTAATGGTTTCCTTGATACTGGCTTCCCTGTGGATGTGGACTGGCTTCAATATGATTTATTTCCTGGCCGCCTTGCAGAATGTCGACAAGGACCTTGAGGAGGCCTCCAAGATTGACGGGGCAGGGCCATGGGATCGCTTCATACATGTCACTCTGCCCGCTATCAGGCCGGTTGCGGGGTTTGTTGTCTTGCTGTCAATTATTGGAAGTTTTCAATTGTTCGAGTTGCCTTACCTGCTGCTCAATAATTCGGCTGGTGTGGAGAACAAAGGGTTAACCATCGTCATGTATCTCTACCAGACTGGTTTTGAGACGGGCGATCTGGGCTACGCCAGCGCCATTGGCTGGATATTGGCCATCATCCTCATCGGACTGGCGATCATCCAAAGACGTTTAAGTCGAACGGAGGGAATATAA
- a CDS encoding CDP-alcohol phosphatidyltransferase family protein codes for MKVPTVYQLKPAFQNFLRPICSSLVGRGVTANQVTVFAMVLSILQGIWIYFQPTSPAALLCLPLVLFIRMALNAIDGIMAREFDQKSKLGGILNELGDVVSDVALYLPFAMHPAFSPELVVVFILLAILTEFTGVVAVAVGSTRRYDGPMGKSDRALLFGVIGFAAAVGVPLEAWINWALGAAIVLSLLTVVNRTRKATN; via the coding sequence ATGAAAGTTCCCACGGTTTACCAACTTAAACCCGCCTTTCAAAATTTCCTCCGGCCCATTTGTTCAAGCTTGGTGGGGCGTGGTGTAACCGCCAACCAGGTCACGGTCTTTGCGATGGTCCTCTCCATCCTGCAAGGCATCTGGATCTATTTCCAGCCAACGAGTCCGGCCGCCCTCCTTTGCCTGCCGCTTGTCCTTTTCATCCGCATGGCCCTCAACGCCATCGATGGCATCATGGCACGCGAGTTTGACCAGAAATCCAAACTGGGCGGGATCCTCAATGAGCTCGGCGATGTCGTCAGTGATGTCGCCCTCTACCTGCCCTTTGCCATGCATCCCGCCTTCTCGCCCGAGCTGGTGGTCGTCTTTATCCTCCTCGCCATCCTGACCGAGTTTACCGGTGTCGTGGCCGTGGCAGTCGGCTCAACTCGCCGTTACGACGGTCCCATGGGGAAAAGCGACAGGGCTTTGCTATTCGGGGTGATCGGCTTTGCCGCCGCAGTCGGTGTTCCTCTCGAGGCATGGATCAACTGGGCGCTGGGCGCCGCAATTGTGCTTTCCCTTCTGACAGTGGTTAATCGGACCCGTAAGGCCACGAATTAA
- a CDS encoding PEP-CTERM sorting domain-containing protein (PEP-CTERM proteins occur, often in large numbers, in the proteomes of bacteria that also encode an exosortase, a predicted intramembrane cysteine proteinase. The presence of a PEP-CTERM domain at a protein's C-terminus predicts cleavage within the sorting domain, followed by covalent anchoring to some some component of the (usually Gram-negative) cell surface. Many PEP-CTERM proteins exhibit an unusual sequence composition that includes large numbers of potential glycosylation sites. Expression of one such protein has been shown restore the ability of a bacterium to form floc, a type of biofilm.) yields MNKKLLIFSAALAAANVATAQLTIWQNDFESPNTFFDPAPNPVDMHNGRDDAWLGAGTASIFDLGSSNVLQLLSGGGSQTRGLVRAFAAVNHPGVIDTTGDVSKYYQFTFDLVSMFNSAELNLQFLDGTRDADGSNPETNTYGIDLLSAAGAELTHTSIGTGGVTNLIDVTFVKADEGTGLTVTFDWDGTGDLVMVWDSANDDSANSGTLFTRTDNMSLVLVPEPSIYALLAGFATLGLVLVRRRLR; encoded by the coding sequence ATGAACAAGAAATTACTCATTTTTTCGGCGGCTCTGGCTGCTGCTAACGTTGCTACTGCCCAGCTTACAATCTGGCAAAATGATTTTGAGTCACCTAACACATTTTTTGACCCAGCACCGAATCCTGTCGATATGCACAATGGCCGTGATGATGCATGGCTTGGTGCCGGAACAGCGAGCATATTTGATTTGGGTTCGAGTAATGTGCTTCAGTTGCTGTCGGGCGGCGGCAGCCAGACCCGGGGCCTGGTCCGAGCCTTCGCTGCTGTTAATCACCCCGGGGTGATTGACACCACAGGTGACGTCAGCAAATACTACCAATTCACCTTCGATCTAGTATCGATGTTTAATTCCGCCGAACTGAACCTTCAGTTTCTGGATGGAACGCGCGATGCCGACGGCTCTAATCCCGAGACCAACACCTACGGAATCGATTTGTTAAGTGCAGCAGGTGCTGAGCTGACGCATACTTCAATCGGCACAGGGGGAGTAACCAATCTCATCGATGTCACTTTTGTAAAAGCTGATGAAGGAACAGGTTTAACTGTCACCTTCGACTGGGACGGAACGGGCGACCTCGTGATGGTCTGGGATAGCGCAAACGATGACAGCGCCAACAGCGGAACGCTTTTCACCAGAACGGACAACATGAGTTTAGTACTCGTTCCCGAGCCCTCGATCTATGCGTTGCTGGCGGGTTTTGCAACACTGGGCCTGGTTCTGGTTCGTCGCCGCCTTCGCTGA
- a CDS encoding carbohydrate ABC transporter permease: MDRLATNPAIKSSDFRRFGLILTYGALITFGILTLIPITWLLVGSFKTNEDFFGHLFLPLGEGLFGVAWDRLTLAHYWKLFSELEFGNYVMNSIFLASVTSALATFVAALGGYALAKFRFKGRWLITALVLAAIIIPGPLLIAPIYDLLYHLDLLNTYTGLILPAMGPAFGIFLFRQAMLNAVPIDMLEAARIDGCGEFRIFFSIVIPIVRPMIGAFLLITFLGTWNNFIGPQVILQDESKFPLSVAIAQLRGIYSTDYGMISAGTIVSIAPVMVIFLLLQKEFITGLTGGAVKG; the protein is encoded by the coding sequence ATGGACAGATTGGCCACCAACCCCGCGATCAAGTCTTCAGACTTCCGCCGATTCGGCTTAATTCTGACCTACGGGGCATTGATTACCTTTGGAATCCTCACGCTGATTCCAATCACCTGGTTGCTTGTTGGTTCGTTCAAGACCAATGAGGATTTTTTCGGGCACTTGTTTCTTCCTCTTGGAGAAGGCCTCTTCGGCGTGGCATGGGACCGGTTAACCCTTGCCCACTACTGGAAACTTTTCAGCGAATTGGAATTTGGCAACTACGTCATGAATTCAATATTCCTCGCCTCAGTGACAAGTGCACTGGCGACTTTTGTTGCGGCCCTCGGTGGATATGCCTTGGCCAAGTTCCGCTTTAAGGGAAGATGGCTAATTACCGCACTGGTTCTTGCCGCGATCATTATTCCCGGTCCACTGTTGATCGCCCCAATTTATGACCTCCTTTATCATTTGGACCTGCTCAACACCTATACCGGCCTGATCCTTCCCGCCATGGGTCCCGCATTTGGGATATTCCTCTTTCGTCAGGCCATGCTGAACGCAGTTCCAATAGACATGCTGGAAGCAGCCCGAATTGATGGGTGCGGAGAGTTCCGCATCTTTTTCTCAATTGTCATTCCCATTGTTCGTCCAATGATCGGTGCCTTTCTACTGATCACTTTTCTTGGAACATGGAACAACTTCATCGGTCCCCAAGTCATCCTGCAGGATGAGTCGAAATTTCCATTGTCTGTAGCGATCGCCCAACTACGGGGTATCTACAGCACGGATTACGGCATGATTTCGGCCGGTACAATCGTTTCCATTGCCCCGGTGATGGTGATCTTTCTCCTGCTGCAAAAGGAATTTATAACCGGTTTGACCGGCGGTGCAGTGAAGGGGTGA